Proteins from a genomic interval of Cytophagia bacterium CHB2:
- a CDS encoding deoxynucleoside kinase, producing MRLQYLAIEGVIGAGKTSLAQKISERYGARLLLEQHEENPFLADFYEDARRFAFSTQMFFLLSRYRQQQELPQRDLFHDLLVADYIFQKDRIFATLTLEEREMSLYDKVARLLERDVLKPDLVIYLQSSTERLMANIHMRNRPYERAMSEAYIRDLNEAYNQFFFNYTETPLLVINATNIDFVKRESDFEDLLAQLSRPISGVQYYSPPR from the coding sequence GTGCGTCTTCAGTATCTTGCCATCGAGGGCGTTATCGGCGCCGGCAAAACCAGTCTGGCCCAAAAAATTTCCGAGCGCTATGGCGCACGCCTGTTGCTGGAGCAGCACGAGGAGAATCCGTTTCTGGCGGATTTCTATGAAGACGCGCGCCGCTTCGCCTTCTCCACGCAAATGTTCTTTTTGCTCAGCCGCTACCGCCAACAACAAGAATTGCCGCAACGCGATTTGTTCCATGACTTGCTGGTGGCGGATTACATCTTTCAAAAAGATCGCATCTTTGCCACCCTCACTCTCGAAGAACGCGAGATGTCGCTCTACGACAAAGTTGCGCGCCTGCTCGAACGCGACGTCTTGAAACCGGATCTGGTGATTTACCTGCAATCGAGCACGGAACGTTTGATGGCGAACATTCACATGCGCAACCGGCCTTATGAACGGGCGATGAGTGAAGCATACATTCGCGACCTGAATGAAGCGTACAATCAGTTTTTTTTCAATTACACCGAGACGCCGCTGCTGGTGATCAACGCCACTAATATCGATTTTGTCAAACGCGAAAGCGATTTTGAAGATTTGCTCGCGCAGCTCAGCCGTCCAATTTCAGGCGTGCAGTATTATTCACCGCCGCGGTAA
- the folK gene encoding 2-amino-4-hydroxy-6-hydroxymethyldihydropteridine diphosphokinase, which yields MFCENVFIGLGSNLGDREHHLRLAREKLRSHPEIALQQQSSLYRTAPVGLLDQPEFLNQVIEIATRLTPQALLHTLLQIERELGRVRDKKWGPRTIDLDILAFDQRRINTAELVVPHPEIRHRRFVLAPWAEIAPDFRPPESGQTVAELFASCDDKSAVQV from the coding sequence ATGTTTTGCGAAAACGTTTTTATCGGCCTGGGCTCGAATCTCGGCGACCGGGAGCACCATTTGCGCCTGGCGAGGGAAAAGCTGCGCTCGCATCCCGAGATCGCGCTGCAGCAACAATCTTCACTTTATCGCACCGCGCCGGTAGGCCTGCTCGACCAGCCGGAGTTTCTCAATCAGGTCATTGAAATCGCGACGCGTTTAACGCCGCAAGCGTTGCTGCACACCTTGCTGCAAATCGAACGGGAACTGGGCCGCGTGCGGGATAAAAAATGGGGGCCGCGCACGATTGATTTGGACATACTCGCGTTCGATCAGAGGCGCATCAATACCGCGGAGTTGGTCGTGCCGCATCCGGAAATTCGCCATCGCCGTTTTGTGCTCGCGCCTTGGGCGGAAATCGCGCCGGACTTTAGGCCGCCGGAGAGCGGACAAACCGTGGCCGAGTTGTTCGCTAGCTGTGACGACAAATCCGCAGTGCAGGTTTGA